One genomic region from Fusobacterium sp. IOR10 encodes:
- the asnA gene encoding aspartate--ammonia ligase yields MKKCIIPSGYENKLSLFETEVSIKKVKDFFQHALAYELNLTRISAPLFLSDTSGLNDNLNGYERPVGFDIKTIPGEFSVVHSLAKWKRMALKKYEFPMHAGLYADMNAIRRDEDELDPLHSIYVDQWDWELIIKKEERNLEFLKKIVKRIFRSLQKTEKYINREYPLLSEKLPEDIFFITSQELEDAYPDLTPKERENVIAKEHKAVFISQIGKILKSGIKHDGRAPDYDDWDLNGDLIVWYEPLQCALELTSMGIRVSEESLAKQLTIAGAEDRRELPFHKALLNKELPYTIGGGIGQSRICLFFLEKIHIGEVQASV; encoded by the coding sequence ATGAAAAAATGTATTATACCAAGTGGATATGAAAACAAACTAAGCTTATTTGAAACTGAAGTAAGTATTAAAAAAGTTAAAGATTTCTTTCAGCACGCTCTAGCTTATGAATTAAACTTAACTAGAATTTCTGCACCTCTTTTCCTTAGTGATACTTCTGGACTTAACGACAACTTAAATGGATATGAAAGACCTGTAGGTTTTGATATTAAAACTATTCCTGGAGAATTCTCTGTTGTTCATTCCCTTGCAAAATGGAAAAGGATGGCATTGAAAAAATATGAATTCCCTATGCACGCTGGACTTTACGCTGATATGAATGCTATTAGAAGAGATGAAGATGAATTAGATCCTTTACATTCTATTTATGTTGACCAATGGGATTGGGAACTTATAATAAAAAAAGAAGAAAGAAACTTAGAGTTTTTGAAAAAAATAGTTAAACGTATTTTTAGATCACTTCAAAAAACTGAAAAATATATTAACAGAGAATATCCTCTTCTTAGTGAAAAATTACCTGAAGACATATTTTTTATCACTTCTCAAGAGTTAGAAGATGCTTATCCTGATTTAACACCTAAAGAAAGAGAAAATGTTATTGCTAAAGAACATAAAGCTGTTTTCATTTCTCAAATTGGTAAAATTTTAAAATCTGGAATAAAACATGACGGTAGAGCACCTGACTATGATGATTGGGATTTAAATGGAGATTTAATTGTATGGTATGAACCATTACAATGTGCTTTAGAATTAACTTCTATGGGAATTAGAGTTAGTGAAGAATCCCTTGCAAAACAACTTACTATAGCTGGAGCTGAAGATAGAAGAGAATTACCTTTCCATAAAGCTCTTCTTAACAAAGAATTACCTTATACAATAGGTGGAGGAATTGGACAATCTAGAATTTGTTTATTCTTCTTAGAAAAAATTCATATTGGAGAAGTTCAAGCGTCTGTTTGA